From one Streptomyces sp. 846.5 genomic stretch:
- a CDS encoding toxin-antitoxin system HicB family antitoxin gives MSKHITIRVDEEFHARLAARAAAEGTTITALVTEVAKRELDADRQRSLDAAAEFNTAENWAYFQERFGRKTA, from the coding sequence ATGTCGAAGCACATCACCATTCGGGTGGATGAGGAGTTCCACGCCCGTCTGGCGGCGCGGGCGGCAGCCGAGGGGACGACGATCACGGCACTCGTGACGGAGGTCGCGAAGCGGGAACTGGACGCCGACCGCCAGCGGTCCCTCGATGCGGCTGCGGAGTTCAACACGGCTGAGAACTGGGCCTACTTCCAAGAGCGGTTCGGACGTAAGACCGCGTGA